One Candidatus Zixiibacteriota bacterium DNA segment encodes these proteins:
- a CDS encoding PD40 domain-containing protein yields the protein MKKIILLIIILAVSAMGQEVYFGQNKVHYQNYDWCYIQTHNFDIYMNENQDSIATFAAGALENAYAIIKDELDHELTARVPVIIYSSPNDFQQTNVTSELLPEGVGGFTEIFKNRIVVPFDGSYENFRHVLHHELTHAVTFNLLYENAIGSILSSRAFFRMPLWLAEGYAEYSSHLGWTYEEDMYMRDAVIEGYLPPISQLNGLLNYKAGHALIAYIADTYGEQKIPELFKKGKALFTIEKAVNASIGTKIEKLSKDWQIELRRVYWPELSKRSTYDEIGKALTDHREDGSVFNSNPQWSPKKDRMVITSDRASPRDGYSDRFNDIFVISAIDGQVIDKIVAAEKSGDLESLHSYFSGISWSPDGSKVVFIAKSHGEDALFFLDVESKDIYLKYKPHLGGLRDPDWSPQDDKIVVTGIQNGFSDLYMYDIEADRFVRLTYNKYDETDADFSPDGSKIAFASDRPVDNSIDTSDTSFVYGNYNIFIYDLDSNNIESLTNDDTKSFQPDYSPDGDMLAYVSYRNGIANIYIHDFTKDEDFPITDILTGVFSPSWSPEGDKMAVSVFNGYGYDIVVIKDIKPASEDNELPPTSFRETGRLYPDKEPLLASAEDTAVVRDEQPNIDYSRYIFRAGYEKTQDDADLIASEDTSESDLHAEDIKADSLEYLAADGTFKKNKYSLKFSPEMVAGGFSYDNFYGLRGQSYISISDMLGNHHFYIITDVINSIDQSNIQIAYRFLGNRIDYGAGVFHYKNIYWDDYRWLYFSDRIYGAWGLMSYPFTRFSRLDCSLSQITIYREYLDDASYLPSKTSNLLLGNLSYVSDGVIWGIVGPVYGQRYKVSLEHSVKAVSSGFSFTSLEVDYRKYFHFADEYNFAFRLAGGASFGENARKYYLGGTSYWIDPSVSTNNIYDVEDIYINKMVVPLRGYNYFEYSGEKYVLMNLELRYPFIDYFKMRWPLGMVLTQVKGSLFWDIGAAFDTMDDFYLWDTAKGFPKFGTPKSGVGFAAQANLGIFVLRWDVAWATDLYNIAHKPDYYFSFGANY from the coding sequence ATGAAGAAGATAATCTTGCTGATTATAATATTAGCCGTATCCGCTATGGGGCAAGAGGTGTATTTCGGACAAAATAAAGTCCATTACCAAAACTATGATTGGTGTTATATCCAGACTCATAATTTCGACATATATATGAATGAAAATCAGGACTCAATAGCGACTTTTGCCGCCGGAGCGCTTGAAAACGCTTATGCTATCATAAAAGATGAATTAGACCATGAGCTAACTGCCCGCGTGCCGGTAATTATTTATTCATCACCTAATGATTTTCAGCAAACTAATGTAACATCGGAACTTTTGCCTGAAGGTGTTGGCGGTTTTACTGAAATATTTAAAAACAGAATTGTTGTTCCTTTTGATGGTTCTTATGAGAATTTTCGGCATGTGCTTCATCATGAGCTAACTCACGCGGTTACATTTAACCTGTTGTATGAAAACGCTATAGGGTCTATTCTATCATCCCGGGCTTTTTTTAGGATGCCGTTATGGCTGGCGGAGGGATATGCCGAGTATTCCTCGCATCTCGGTTGGACCTATGAGGAAGATATGTATATGCGGGATGCCGTTATTGAAGGGTATCTGCCGCCAATTAGCCAGTTAAACGGTTTGCTAAATTACAAAGCCGGACATGCGCTGATAGCCTATATTGCAGATACTTATGGCGAGCAAAAAATCCCGGAGCTTTTCAAGAAAGGCAAAGCTCTATTCACAATTGAAAAAGCGGTGAATGCCTCTATCGGAACTAAAATTGAAAAGCTCTCTAAAGATTGGCAGATAGAACTGCGGCGGGTTTACTGGCCGGAACTATCGAAGAGAAGCACTTATGACGAAATAGGCAAAGCCCTTACAGATCATCGGGAAGATGGTTCCGTATTCAATTCAAACCCGCAATGGTCGCCCAAAAAAGACCGTATGGTTATTACCTCCGATAGAGCCAGCCCTCGTGATGGGTATTCGGACCGCTTCAATGATATTTTCGTGATTTCAGCTATTGACGGACAGGTTATCGATAAAATCGTAGCAGCGGAAAAATCCGGCGATCTGGAATCGCTGCATTCATATTTTTCTGGGATATCGTGGTCGCCTGATGGTTCAAAGGTAGTTTTCATTGCCAAATCACATGGTGAGGATGCCTTATTCTTCCTTGATGTTGAAAGTAAGGATATATACTTGAAATATAAACCTCATCTCGGAGGCTTAAGAGATCCCGACTGGTCTCCCCAAGATGATAAGATTGTTGTAACAGGCATTCAAAACGGTTTTTCTGATCTTTATATGTATGATATCGAGGCGGATAGATTTGTTCGCTTAACTTATAATAAATACGATGAGACGGATGCCGATTTTTCGCCTGATGGCAGTAAAATCGCCTTTGCCTCCGACCGACCGGTGGATAATTCTATAGATACATCAGATACGTCATTTGTTTACGGCAATTATAATATTTTTATTTACGATTTAGATTCTAATAACATCGAATCTTTAACCAATGATGACACCAAGAGCTTTCAACCTGATTATTCACCCGATGGCGATATGCTTGCTTATGTATCTTACCGCAATGGCATAGCCAATATATATATTCACGATTTCACCAAAGACGAGGATTTTCCGATTACAGATATTTTAACCGGCGTATTTTCTCCCTCATGGTCTCCGGAGGGAGATAAAATGGCAGTCAGCGTTTTTAATGGCTATGGCTATGATATTGTAGTTATCAAAGATATCAAACCCGCTTCTGAGGATAATGAACTTCCCCCAACCTCATTCAGAGAAACGGGCAGACTATACCCGGATAAGGAGCCTTTATTAGCATCTGCCGAGGATACTGCTGTCGTTCGGGATGAACAGCCAAATATAGATTATTCGAGGTATATTTTTAGGGCTGGCTATGAAAAAACACAGGATGACGCAGATTTAATTGCAAGCGAGGATACATCTGAAAGCGATTTACATGCAGAGGATATTAAAGCGGATTCACTTGAATATCTGGCAGCAGATGGGACATTTAAGAAAAATAAATATTCCCTTAAGTTTTCGCCTGAGATGGTAGCCGGCGGATTCAGCTATGATAATTTTTACGGGCTTCGAGGACAATCATACATTTCAATCTCCGATATGCTTGGCAACCATCATTTTTATATAATAACCGATGTGATTAATTCGATTGACCAATCTAATATTCAAATTGCTTATAGATTCTTAGGCAATCGAATAGATTACGGAGCAGGTGTATTTCATTATAAAAATATTTACTGGGACGATTATAGATGGCTCTATTTTTCAGATAGGATTTACGGAGCCTGGGGTTTGATGAGCTACCCATTTACACGTTTCAGTCGTCTTGATTGCAGCCTTTCCCAGATAACTATCTATCGTGAATATCTTGATGATGCTTCATATCTACCCTCAAAAACTTCTAATCTGCTGTTGGGAAATTTATCGTATGTATCCGATGGCGTTATTTGGGGCATAGTTGGTCCTGTCTATGGTCAACGATACAAAGTTTCCTTGGAGCATTCGGTAAAAGCCGTATCATCGGGATTTTCCTTCACCTCGCTGGAAGTTGATTACCGCAAGTATTTTCATTTTGCAGATGAGTATAATTTTGCTTTCCGGTTAGCGGGCGGCGCATCGTTTGGCGAAAACGCCCGCAAATATTATCTTGGCGGCACGTCATACTGGATTGATCCTTCCGTTTCAACAAACAATATATATGATGTGGAAGATATTTATATAAACAAGATGGTGGTTCCTTTAAGGGGTTATAATTATTTTGAATATTCCGGTGAAAAATATGTTTTAATGAACCTTGAACTCAGATACCCATTTATCGATTATTTTAAAATGCGCTGGCCTTTGGGGATGGTTTTGACGCAGGTTAAAGGCTCGCTGTTCTGGGATATTGGCGCCGCTTTTGATACAATGGATGATTTTTACTTATGGGATACAGCTAAAGGCTTCCCCAAATTTGGCACTCCCAAAAGCGGTGTCGGTTTCGCGGCACAGGCAAACCTTGGTATTTTTGTTCTAAGGTGGGATGTTGCCTGGGCTACGGATTTGTATAATATCGCTCATAAACCGGATTATTATTTCTCGTTTGGAGCAAATTACTAA